In Astatotilapia calliptera chromosome 16, fAstCal1.2, whole genome shotgun sequence, one genomic interval encodes:
- the LOC113007602 gene encoding ankyrin repeat and SOCS box protein 1-like, translated as MGRFNADVDMDHQLGPRLLLSARTLNTLVVCPLYISAAYHHLHCFRLLLQAGAQPDFNYTGPVCHEALTRGLASCLLDAVLRHGCEVAFIHLLLDHGANPALVPWDDSDLEAPNRRKVDPEALSVFLEGKRNPRRLTHLCRIRIRRTMGKNRLNHISSLPLPEPIKIFLLHQN; from the exons ATgggaag GTTCAATGCTGATGTTGACATGGACCACCAGCTGGGTCCGCGGCTCCTGTTAAGCGCTCGAACCCTCAACACTCTAGTGGTCTGCCCTCTTTACATAAGCGCAGCCTACCACCACCTTCACTGTTTCCGGCTGCTGCTCCAGGCCGGCGCTCAGCCCGACTTCAATTACACAGGTCCTGTCTGCCATGAGGCTTTGACACGAGGTTTGGCTTCCTGCCTGCTGGATGCAGTCCTGCGACACGGATGTGAAGTggccttcatccacctgctgctggaccACGGAGCGAACCCAGCCCTCGTGCCCTGGGATGATTCGGATTTGGAGGCTCCAAATCGAAGGAAAGTTGATCCAGAGGCACTCAGTGTCTTCTTGGAAGGAAAAA GAAACCCTCGTAGGCTGACACATTTGTGTCGCATCAGGATCCGCAGAACGATGGGCAAAAATCGTCTAAACCACATATCTTCTTTACCGCTTCCAGAACCTATCAAGATTTTCTTGCTTCACCAAAACTGA
- the LOC113008301 gene encoding ankyrin repeat and SOCS box protein 1-like isoform X2, with the protein MLCLAGRNLKEWLQEQFCDKPLEQDDMRLHNAAYVGDLDTLRNLLQEDGFRRRINEKSVWCCGCLPCTPLRIAATAGHAACVAYLIAQGAEVDLVDVKGQTALYVAVVNGHLDCVRILLEAGADPNGSRHHRSTPLYHAARVGRLDILQELIRFNADVDMDHQLGPRLLLSARTLNTLVVCPLYISAAYHHLHCFRLLLQAGAQPDFNYTGPVCHEALTRGLASCLLDAVLRHGCEVAFIHLLLDHGANPALVPWDDSDLEAPNRRKVDPEALSVFLEGKRNPRRLTHLCRIRIRRTMGKNRLNHISSLPLPEPIKIFLLHQN; encoded by the exons atgctgtgtttggCAGGTCGTAACCTGAAGGAATGGCTGCAGGagcagttctgcgacaaacCCCTGGAACAGGATGACATGCGCCTCCACAACGCGGCCTATGTCGGAGATCTGGACACCCTGAGGAACCTGCTGCAGGAAGACGGTTTCAGACG GCGTATCAATGAGAAGTCTGTGTGGTGTTGTGGCTGTTTGCCCTGCACCCCTCTGAGGATTGCAGCCACAGCGGGACACGCAGCATGCGTGGCCTATCTGATCGCTCAGGGAGCCGAGGTGGACCTAGTTGATGTCAAAGGCCAAACAGCTCTGTATGTAGCTGTGGTTAATGGTCACCTGGACTGTGTACGGATTCTTCTTGAAGCTGGAGCCGATCCCAATGGTAGCCGCCACCACCGCAGTACCCCGCTGTACCATGCTGCACGAGTGGGGAGGCTGGACATACTGCAGGAGCTCATCAG GTTCAATGCTGATGTTGACATGGACCACCAGCTGGGTCCGCGGCTCCTGTTAAGCGCTCGAACCCTCAACACTCTAGTGGTCTGCCCTCTTTACATAAGCGCAGCCTACCACCACCTTCACTGTTTCCGGCTGCTGCTCCAGGCCGGCGCTCAGCCCGACTTCAATTACACAGGTCCTGTCTGCCATGAGGCTTTGACACGAGGTTTGGCTTCCTGCCTGCTGGATGCAGTCCTGCGACACGGATGTGAAGTggccttcatccacctgctgctggaccACGGAGCGAACCCAGCCCTCGTGCCCTGGGATGATTCGGATTTGGAGGCTCCAAATCGAAGGAAAGTTGATCCAGAGGCACTCAGTGTCTTCTTGGAAGGAAAAA GAAACCCTCGTAGGCTGACACATTTGTGTCGCATCAGGATCCGCAGAACGATGGGCAAAAATCGTCTAAACCACATATCTTCTTTACCGCTTCCAGAACCTATCAAGATTTTCTTGCTTCACCAAAACTGA
- the LOC113008301 gene encoding ankyrin repeat and SOCS box protein 1-like isoform X1, translating to MADGPEADVDDPPSINFPPLITVSDLPSATAAGRNLKEWLQEQFCDKPLEQDDMRLHNAAYVGDLDTLRNLLQEDGFRRRINEKSVWCCGCLPCTPLRIAATAGHAACVAYLIAQGAEVDLVDVKGQTALYVAVVNGHLDCVRILLEAGADPNGSRHHRSTPLYHAARVGRLDILQELIRFNADVDMDHQLGPRLLLSARTLNTLVVCPLYISAAYHHLHCFRLLLQAGAQPDFNYTGPVCHEALTRGLASCLLDAVLRHGCEVAFIHLLLDHGANPALVPWDDSDLEAPNRRKVDPEALSVFLEGKRNPRRLTHLCRIRIRRTMGKNRLNHISSLPLPEPIKIFLLHQN from the exons ATGGCCGACGGTCCAGAGGCTGATGTTGACGACCCACCCAGCATCAATTTCCCCCCGCTCATCACCGTGTCCGATCTACCCAGCGCTACAGCTGCAG GTCGTAACCTGAAGGAATGGCTGCAGGagcagttctgcgacaaacCCCTGGAACAGGATGACATGCGCCTCCACAACGCGGCCTATGTCGGAGATCTGGACACCCTGAGGAACCTGCTGCAGGAAGACGGTTTCAGACG GCGTATCAATGAGAAGTCTGTGTGGTGTTGTGGCTGTTTGCCCTGCACCCCTCTGAGGATTGCAGCCACAGCGGGACACGCAGCATGCGTGGCCTATCTGATCGCTCAGGGAGCCGAGGTGGACCTAGTTGATGTCAAAGGCCAAACAGCTCTGTATGTAGCTGTGGTTAATGGTCACCTGGACTGTGTACGGATTCTTCTTGAAGCTGGAGCCGATCCCAATGGTAGCCGCCACCACCGCAGTACCCCGCTGTACCATGCTGCACGAGTGGGGAGGCTGGACATACTGCAGGAGCTCATCAG GTTCAATGCTGATGTTGACATGGACCACCAGCTGGGTCCGCGGCTCCTGTTAAGCGCTCGAACCCTCAACACTCTAGTGGTCTGCCCTCTTTACATAAGCGCAGCCTACCACCACCTTCACTGTTTCCGGCTGCTGCTCCAGGCCGGCGCTCAGCCCGACTTCAATTACACAGGTCCTGTCTGCCATGAGGCTTTGACACGAGGTTTGGCTTCCTGCCTGCTGGATGCAGTCCTGCGACACGGATGTGAAGTggccttcatccacctgctgctggaccACGGAGCGAACCCAGCCCTCGTGCCCTGGGATGATTCGGATTTGGAGGCTCCAAATCGAAGGAAAGTTGATCCAGAGGCACTCAGTGTCTTCTTGGAAGGAAAAA GAAACCCTCGTAGGCTGACACATTTGTGTCGCATCAGGATCCGCAGAACGATGGGCAAAAATCGTCTAAACCACATATCTTCTTTACCGCTTCCAGAACCTATCAAGATTTTCTTGCTTCACCAAAACTGA